The DNA segment CATGAGCTGATGAGTGTTCCCGAATACACGGGACTTTACTGGCTTGCCCCTGATGCCTTATCGGTTGCCGGCAAAACCCCCGCTATGGAAACTCAACGGGCACATAGGAAGTATCAGCAGATATATGCTCAGCAGATGAGGGTAAAGCTGACGAAGTCTCCAGTAAAGAGGCCTATTTACATATGGGGCTGCGGGCAGGCCGGAGAGATAACGCTCTCTGTCTTATCGGGATATAACATTGTACCGGCCGGTTTTGTTGACAGAGATTGCAATAAATGGGGCTCAGTGGTTAAAGGACTTACCGTTTACTCTCCTGAGGAAAAGGTGCTAAAACCGCCTGATGCCGGCACGCGGCCTTTTATAATAATTGCCTCTGTTTATGCCCCGGAGATAATCAGAGACCTTAACGAGGCCGGTTACGTTAACAGGAAGGACTATTTTACCAATATCTACGCCTTGAAATGGATATAAAAAAAGCGTTCAGTTACCACGGAAACGAGACACCGGCATTACTAAAGAAACCTGAGCTTTTTTTTGTCTTTTTTGCTTTCTTTGCCGGTTTATTGATGCTCTTTATTACACCTCCTTTTCAGACCCCGGATGAGTATAACCACTTCTATCGTACTTATCAGATTTCCGAGGGTGGATGGATTGCAGAAAAAAAAGAAGGCAAAGTCGGCGGTTTTCTTCCTCAAGCATTGCTTGTAACCGCTCAAACGGTATCAAAGAACATCCCTTTTCATGTGGAAAATCATCAAAAAGTCGAGGATATATTTGCCGTTGCCTCTTTACCCCTTAACAAGCATATCAGGGTATTTATAGAGTTTTACAACACTGCAAGGTATAGTCCCCTTCCATATCTTCCGCAAGCGCTGGGAGTGGCTCTGGGCGGATTGTTTCATCCCTCTCCCATCAAACTGTTTTATCTGGGCAGGATGTTTAACCTTTTTTTCTGGTTGGCATTGTGTTACCTGTCTATTAAAACAGTTCCTGTGTTTAAGTGGGTTTTTACACTGCTGGCTCTTACTCCCATATCGTTGTTTATAGGGGCGTCTCTGTCACCGGATGCTTTTACAAACGGGATTTCCTTTCTTTTTATTTCCACTGTTATTCGCTTTGCTTATGGTGATGATGTAAAGTCAGGAAGCGCTTATATTGCGGTTATTTTTATAATCTCCGTTATTCTGTCATTATCCAAACAGGGATATTTTTTTCTATTTTTTTTATTTTTCTTAATACCGGTAAACAAAATAGCACTCAGAGGAAACACAGTTTTGAAGTATTCTATTACCTTTTTATGCCTCATTGCTTTAGCCGTCATTTCCTCAGCCGCAT comes from the Nitrospirae bacterium YQR-1 genome and includes:
- a CDS encoding DUF2142 domain-containing protein, translating into MDIKKAFSYHGNETPALLKKPELFFVFFAFFAGLLMLFITPPFQTPDEYNHFYRTYQISEGGWIAEKKEGKVGGFLPQALLVTAQTVSKNIPFHVENHQKVEDIFAVASLPLNKHIRVFIEFYNTARYSPLPYLPQALGVALGGLFHPSPIKLFYLGRMFNLFFWLALCYLSIKTVPVFKWVFTLLALTPISLFIGASLSPDAFTNGISFLFISTVIRFAYGDDVKSGSAYIAVIFIISVILSLSKQGYFFLFFLFFLIPVNKIALRGNTVLKYSITFLCLIALAVISSAAWHFLIRDFAMATITSDGGYDVSLAKAKIFFVLHSPLQYLKMLGLTYSSCFNGYMIQLIGKLGWTDTYLPKLLIYSYYLTLILTALTEQTHNNIKINAAHKTLMGMISILTIVLITTLMFITWTPPEEKIIYDIQGRYFIPLTPLIFFMFYDSFLSKKHLRYKNTVFNRHIRLINYFRNNTYTARAILFVYCVYSTTATLITLVNRYYG